A genomic region of Pyrus communis chromosome 14, drPyrComm1.1, whole genome shotgun sequence contains the following coding sequences:
- the LOC137716633 gene encoding late embryogenesis abundant protein D-34-like yields the protein MSQGQPQRRRPDQSAVQEPIKYGDVFNVSGELADRPVAPRDAATAQAAENLVLGENPRGVPAAVMQSAATYNERFGLVGHLDSTKVAREEGVTVTETINPDGNRVVTEKVAGQVVAQYVEPPVPMASPGGALDRDVITIGEALEASALTAGDKPIEQSDAAAIQAAEMRATGRNEISPGGVTAVAQYAASVNPRDVNKTKLGDVLEDATEKLPADKPVTREDAKAVIGAEIRNSPNMATTPGGVAESLAAAAGLNQNGG from the exons ATGAGCCAGGGACAGCCACAAAGACGCCGACCGGACCAGTCCGCGGTTCAGGAACCCATAAAATACGGAGACGTCTTCAATGTCTCCGGCGAATTGGCTGACAGGCCCGTCGCGCCCCGCGACGCCGCCACTGCCCAAGCTGCTGAAAACCTAGTCCTTGGAGAGAATCCGAGGGGTGTCCCAGCTGCTGTCATGCAGTCGGCAGCTACGTACAACGAGCGCTTTGGCCTTGTTGGCCACCTTGACTCCACTAAAGTCGCCCGAGAGGAAGGCGTCACCGTTACTGAAACAATTAATCCCGATGGCAACCGCGTTGTCACTGAAAAAGTTGCTGGACAG GTTGTGGCCCAATATGTGGAGCCACCGGTGCCAATGGCATCTCCAGGAGGAGCGCTTGATCGAGATGTAATTACGATTGGTGAAGCGCTGGAGGCCAGTGCTTTGACGGCAGGAGACAAACCAATTGAACAAAGCGACGCCGCTGCAATACAAGCGGCTGAAATGAGAGCCACTGGACGCAATGAGATATCACCCGGAGGTGTGACGGCTGTAGCTCAGTATGCAGCCTCTGTTAACCCGCGCGACGTCAATAAAACGAAACTTGGTGACGTGTTAGAG GATGCAACTGAGAAGTTGCCTGCGGACAAACCTGTGACTAGAGAGGATGCAAAGGCGGTGATAGGAGCAGAGATACGTAACAGTCCAAATATGGCCACCACTCCAGGCGGAGTTGCTGAATCGCTGGCGGCAGCGGCTGGGCTTAACCAGAATGGGGGATAA
- the LOC137716634 gene encoding transcription repressor OFP12-like, with protein MQNTLGRNLNLCFTKIRRPPMSTTLDDNDHSRPLPTATATASTSTSMIKNFNSLYDDKSTLFDSATTTSKSLSSSLLSTPDDYSNTDAPAPDFATAFASRRFFFSSPGLSNSIVDQSSFAATSSSSKTSTSETEDRKLFINHSVAVPTFSPDPYRDFLRSMQEMVEARERTPDSEDVKKKSNWEFLHELLLCYLALNPKSTHKFIIGAFADLLVSLMPSPCGGARIELEPEFTAGVCEVSRCV; from the coding sequence ATGCAAAACACACTGGGAAGAAACCTAAATCTCTGCTTCACAAAGATCCGACGGCCACCAATGAGTACAACCCTAGATGACAACGATCACAGCCGTCCATTACCaaccgccaccgccaccgcaTCCACATCAACGTCCATGATTAAAAACTTCAACTCCCTCTACGACGACAAATCCACGCTGTTCGACTCCGCCACCACCACCTCAAAATCCCTCAGCTCTTCCCTCCTCTCCACCCCCGACGACTACTCCAACACCGATGCCCCTGCCCCCGACTTTGCCACCGCCTTCGCCTCCCGacgcttcttcttctcctctccCGGCCTCTCCAACTCCATTGTCGACCAATCATCATTCGCCGCCACCTCATCATCCTCCAAAACATCAACCTCCGAGACCGAAGACCGCAAGCTCTTCATCAACCACAGCGTGGCGGTCCCCACATTCTCTCCCGATCCATATCGGGACTTCCTGCGGTCCATGCAGGAGATGGTGGAGGCGCGTGAGAGAACGCCAGATTCGGAGGACGTGAAGAAGAAATCCAACTGGGAGTTTTTGCATGAGCTCCTCCTGTGCTATCTTGCGCTGAACCCTAAGAGCACTCACAAGTTTATTATCGGCGCTTTCGCCGATCTTCTCGTCAGCCTCATGCCATCTCCATGCGGAGGCGCCCGCATTGAATTAGAACCGGAGTTCACCGCCGGCGTTTGTGAGGTTTCACGGTGCGTCTAG